One part of the Mariniblastus fucicola genome encodes these proteins:
- a CDS encoding acetolactate synthase codes for MSQGSEGEDFGAVIDFETARGRDYPTIRQFTVFLENRVGALNGLLRRFRGSKVRIMALSISDAAECSLLRIILSHPEQGREILERAGLAIIESDLIAIELPMTDQPMLDVCTALLRAEVNLLQTYTLMVQKRERTVVALMVDNIDQAQITLATNGFGLITENELQDLG; via the coding sequence ATGAGTCAGGGAAGTGAAGGTGAGGACTTCGGTGCCGTCATCGATTTTGAAACGGCACGTGGAAGAGACTATCCCACCATCCGACAGTTTACTGTCTTTTTGGAAAATCGCGTCGGGGCGTTGAATGGCCTATTGCGTCGTTTCCGCGGTTCCAAAGTTCGCATCATGGCGCTAAGCATCAGCGATGCCGCCGAATGCAGCCTGCTGCGGATCATTCTCAGTCACCCCGAACAGGGACGAGAGATTCTTGAGCGTGCCGGGCTGGCAATTATCGAGAGCGACCTGATCGCGATTGAGTTGCCGATGACCGACCAACCGATGCTTGACGTCTGCACGGCACTTTTGCGTGCAGAGGTGAATTTGCTGCAAACCTACACGCTGATGGTCCAAAAAAGAGAGCGGACAGTGGTGGCGTTGATGGTCGACAACATCGATCAGGCGCAGATCACGCTGGCCACGAACGGCTTTGGACTGATCACCGAAAACGAACTTCAGGACCTGGGATAG
- a CDS encoding acyl-CoA thioesterase, which yields MGSVNPTNISRSIPLQHRAELRVRFEETDAQGHVHHSKYLNYFEVARGEMFRAGGRSYREMEEQGYMLVVVKATCDYRSSARFDDLLVIDTKVVRSKGVRIVHHYEIRNGDDIVCVGETVLACVDRSGNVQPLPEWLRIKI from the coding sequence ATGGGTTCGGTCAATCCAACGAACATTTCAAGGTCGATTCCGCTGCAACATCGAGCAGAACTCAGGGTTCGCTTCGAAGAAACCGACGCACAGGGCCATGTTCACCATTCCAAGTACCTCAACTATTTCGAAGTCGCCCGAGGGGAAATGTTCCGGGCTGGCGGTCGCTCGTATCGAGAAATGGAAGAACAGGGTTACATGCTGGTCGTCGTCAAAGCGACCTGTGATTACAGAAGCTCGGCTCGATTCGACGATTTGCTGGTCATCGACACAAAAGTCGTCCGTTCCAAAGGCGTCCGGATCGTGCACCACTACGAAATTCGCAACGGAGACGACATCGTTTGTGTCGGCGAAACGGTCCTGGCCTGCGTGGACCGTTCCGGAAACGTGCAGCCGCTGCCAGAGTGGCTGCGAATCAAAATTTAG
- a CDS encoding DUF1565 domain-containing protein, producing the protein MSLPPSRRRKLARFAARKRAARKPFQFAALEPRNLLASLYVSPSGDDANVGSIDQPFQTINAAIQLAQPGDQVLIREGTYRETIQSVRSGDAANPITIQSYNGEEVVVSASEIVSGPWTETAAGSGIYSTSTSHGLPTNFWSSGSDVSDSNGNLIARVANVDTYSTRTVQSDQSSDVWNFFDQSVTYSVRGASFESVGSFPFPLDQASARFTIMPANVGGWSADDSVNVELFGDGELALRVKNDTPNSWGDRVGTVTDVAITGFDLTLEPGASGFVDYELIAFPTTEVVAVGAWEIDQADWSDGGDGSQSFVQFFFQEGIAPDTDANQVFEFRMDSFEIHSDGGVVLIDHFEDGELATVDSFPSGRDLSLTSGYDQIFVDGVAQYEARHINRNSDDLLQADGATLTVFDDYTINGNSFVGQPDNYFADSRFIGRVGQGWSRQTAVVNSSTSGAITLDSSSVSTWWWPNFASQTSDGGIGNFYGKIDFLDADREWHLQKDASGGDTLFLRVDGGADPTNHLVEQKVRNWTININDHDHIVVSGLTLRGGAVRLDGDNLVFENNEARYLSHFETWEQGHHIDGGFESGGGVVVSGSNNIVRDNEIEQTAGSGVVVNGANHQIVDNHIHDFDYSGTYAAGVVIFGDNHQVNHNTIHDGGRDLIRPTGAGLEIMYNDLARAGRLAHDVGAIYTWGQDGAETSGEKTRIAYNWIHEKGDPTDSISTGVYLDNFSQNFIVDHNVIWDFDKGGFESGIRMNAPSLGLEIYHNTFVGAPADGQVTKTTFSSWPDSSPDSFWTAANHELEFTAYNNLLIVPGTDLDSLFSNFNNGDFRLAASGSAIDPANVTGNRDWSTPDGVTGVPADFNLSFSDGPLAFAYHEAYGNGVVIPGINDGFLGPTPDDGAYESGNSLYWIPGRRHEKASLPSPADEQWSVSLSSDLIYQIGESGVTADIYFGASEASVLGADQASAEFLETQPNSTNMVSLAAHSIQLQAATEYFWRVDTRLSDGTVVAGDVWRFETDTGQDLLVVNNAGATNVTETSAVVGGQIISAPDAVLMDDSFDDGDISTNANGLGSGFYAPAEADSQESDGAWQISDSSGTWTSRSINTKNTFTFSERRMTFNWATDGLTVTDGSNDEDLHLVFQVVSDDAPATVTTGQQWNLGEGGFWISLTAHDQGTRSLINGSLVVGDDSNLESDNANLTTLAYFSFEHSDGAEISAELSLENVINTQRFEYAFSVQSDGELVASGSGETDDSIVATDFLADELLGGVWSGVHVGNRYGGTGSVNIESMTVGEAPEVTARIEYWKAGDDSTFIDLGEQYAEFSTLLTGLESGATYFYRAHASTDSDSATAVGTRSFTTLDLTSPQIESVVLNGGDAQRSMLTEIEVTFSEEMANVDASSFVLTNTTTSETYTPQVSSPLVAGKTVATLTFSGDDIVGGSLPDGEYVLTTVASTTVDPSGNQLDGNKDGLGGDDAIDFFFRLFGDGDGNGQVNVFDLLGLRQAYGIDGNYNAAYDFDTNGVVNVLDLLPFRIRYGTSL; encoded by the coding sequence ATGAGCCTTCCACCGTCGCGTCGCCGCAAACTAGCCAGATTCGCTGCCAGAAAACGTGCTGCACGTAAGCCTTTTCAATTCGCCGCACTCGAGCCGCGAAATTTGCTGGCCAGCCTGTATGTTTCTCCATCTGGCGACGACGCAAACGTCGGCTCGATCGATCAGCCGTTCCAAACCATCAACGCCGCGATTCAACTGGCACAGCCTGGCGATCAAGTCCTGATTCGGGAAGGAACCTATCGCGAAACGATTCAGTCTGTCCGAAGCGGTGATGCTGCAAATCCGATCACGATCCAAAGCTACAACGGTGAAGAAGTTGTCGTATCTGCAAGCGAAATCGTGTCCGGGCCATGGACCGAAACTGCGGCAGGAAGCGGCATTTACTCGACTTCCACTTCGCACGGTTTGCCGACCAACTTTTGGAGTTCCGGCAGCGATGTCTCGGATTCCAACGGAAACTTGATCGCACGCGTCGCCAACGTTGATACCTATTCGACTCGGACGGTGCAAAGTGATCAGTCCAGCGACGTTTGGAACTTTTTCGACCAGTCTGTCACTTACAGCGTGCGTGGCGCGTCGTTTGAGAGCGTTGGAAGTTTCCCGTTTCCACTCGATCAGGCCTCTGCACGCTTCACGATCATGCCTGCCAATGTCGGTGGATGGTCTGCGGACGACAGCGTCAACGTTGAGTTGTTCGGCGATGGCGAACTGGCGTTGCGAGTCAAAAACGACACTCCGAATTCGTGGGGCGATCGTGTCGGCACCGTCACAGACGTCGCGATTACAGGATTTGATTTGACTCTTGAACCCGGAGCCAGCGGGTTTGTGGATTACGAGCTGATTGCGTTTCCGACGACTGAAGTCGTCGCGGTCGGTGCCTGGGAAATCGATCAAGCGGATTGGTCGGACGGAGGAGACGGCAGCCAATCGTTTGTGCAGTTCTTTTTCCAGGAAGGCATCGCTCCTGACACCGATGCGAACCAGGTTTTTGAATTCAGGATGGACTCGTTTGAGATTCACTCCGACGGCGGTGTTGTTCTGATTGACCATTTCGAGGACGGAGAACTGGCAACCGTCGACTCGTTTCCTTCCGGTCGCGACCTGAGTTTAACTTCAGGCTACGATCAGATTTTCGTCGACGGGGTGGCCCAATACGAAGCCCGTCACATCAATCGGAATTCGGATGATTTGTTGCAGGCTGACGGAGCCACGCTGACAGTTTTTGATGACTACACAATTAACGGAAACAGTTTTGTTGGTCAGCCAGACAACTACTTCGCCGACTCACGCTTCATCGGTCGCGTCGGACAGGGCTGGTCCAGGCAAACCGCGGTGGTGAATTCCAGCACCAGCGGTGCGATTACGCTGGATTCGAGTTCCGTTTCCACTTGGTGGTGGCCGAACTTCGCCAGCCAAACCTCCGACGGTGGCATCGGGAACTTTTACGGAAAGATCGATTTTCTGGATGCTGATCGAGAGTGGCATTTGCAGAAAGATGCCAGCGGAGGCGACACGTTGTTCTTGCGAGTCGACGGCGGCGCTGATCCAACGAACCACCTGGTTGAGCAAAAAGTTCGCAACTGGACGATCAACATCAACGATCACGACCACATCGTCGTGTCTGGTCTGACTCTTCGCGGCGGCGCAGTGCGGCTCGACGGTGACAATCTCGTTTTTGAGAATAACGAAGCCCGCTACCTCAGCCATTTCGAGACGTGGGAGCAAGGCCATCACATTGATGGCGGTTTCGAATCGGGTGGCGGAGTCGTGGTTAGCGGCAGCAACAATATCGTCCGCGACAATGAGATCGAGCAGACTGCTGGTTCGGGGGTTGTCGTCAATGGAGCCAACCATCAGATCGTCGACAACCATATTCATGACTTCGATTACTCAGGAACCTATGCTGCCGGAGTCGTTATTTTCGGTGACAACCATCAGGTCAACCACAACACGATTCACGACGGCGGTCGCGATCTGATTCGGCCAACCGGAGCCGGGCTGGAGATCATGTACAACGATTTGGCTCGAGCCGGACGACTGGCTCATGACGTCGGCGCAATTTACACGTGGGGCCAGGACGGCGCGGAAACGTCCGGCGAAAAGACTCGGATTGCCTACAACTGGATTCACGAAAAAGGTGATCCAACCGACAGCATTAGCACCGGAGTTTACCTCGACAATTTCAGCCAGAACTTTATCGTTGACCACAACGTAATTTGGGACTTTGACAAAGGTGGATTTGAGTCCGGCATTCGAATGAACGCTCCCAGCCTTGGGTTGGAGATCTATCACAACACATTTGTGGGCGCGCCTGCCGACGGACAGGTCACCAAAACGACTTTTAGTTCATGGCCCGACAGTAGTCCCGACAGTTTTTGGACCGCGGCAAATCACGAACTTGAATTTACTGCTTACAACAACTTGCTGATCGTACCCGGCACGGATCTGGATTCCCTCTTCAGCAACTTCAACAACGGAGATTTTCGATTGGCAGCCAGCGGTTCGGCGATCGATCCTGCGAACGTGACTGGCAATCGCGATTGGTCTACGCCCGACGGAGTCACGGGCGTACCGGCGGACTTTAACCTGTCGTTCTCCGATGGCCCGCTGGCGTTTGCCTATCACGAAGCTTACGGGAATGGCGTGGTGATTCCGGGGATCAACGATGGATTTCTCGGTCCAACACCTGACGATGGCGCATATGAATCGGGAAACAGTTTGTACTGGATTCCCGGTCGGCGACACGAAAAAGCATCGCTTCCGTCACCCGCGGACGAGCAATGGAGTGTGAGCCTGAGCAGTGATTTAATTTATCAGATCGGCGAATCCGGCGTCACAGCCGATATTTACTTTGGAGCCAGCGAAGCTTCGGTGCTTGGCGCGGACCAAGCGTCAGCCGAGTTCCTGGAGACACAGCCGAATTCAACGAACATGGTCAGCCTGGCAGCTCACTCGATTCAGCTGCAAGCCGCGACCGAATATTTTTGGCGTGTCGACACGAGGCTGTCGGATGGAACGGTCGTCGCCGGAGACGTGTGGCGTTTCGAAACGGACACGGGACAGGACTTGTTGGTTGTCAACAACGCTGGTGCGACAAACGTTACGGAAACCAGCGCCGTCGTCGGCGGCCAAATCATCTCAGCTCCCGACGCGGTGCTGATGGATGACTCTTTTGACGACGGAGACATCAGCACCAATGCAAATGGACTCGGTTCGGGATTTTACGCTCCCGCCGAAGCGGACTCGCAAGAATCCGATGGCGCCTGGCAGATCAGTGATTCGTCAGGAACGTGGACTTCCAGATCCATCAACACAAAAAACACGTTCACGTTTTCCGAGCGGCGCATGACGTTCAATTGGGCGACCGATGGCCTTACGGTGACCGACGGCAGCAACGATGAGGATCTGCATTTGGTTTTTCAGGTTGTCTCTGACGACGCTCCGGCCACTGTTACGACTGGACAGCAGTGGAATCTCGGCGAAGGCGGATTTTGGATCTCGCTTACCGCTCACGATCAGGGAACGAGGTCTCTGATCAATGGATCTTTAGTCGTTGGCGATGACAGCAACCTTGAAAGCGACAATGCGAACCTCACGACGTTGGCTTACTTCAGTTTTGAGCACAGTGACGGGGCGGAAATTTCGGCAGAGCTTTCGCTGGAAAACGTTATCAACACCCAGCGGTTCGAGTATGCGTTTTCGGTCCAAAGTGACGGCGAACTGGTTGCTTCGGGATCCGGTGAGACAGACGACTCGATCGTCGCCACCGATTTTCTTGCTGATGAACTTCTCGGAGGCGTGTGGTCCGGCGTGCATGTAGGGAATCGATATGGGGGCACCGGCTCGGTAAATATCGAATCGATGACCGTAGGTGAAGCTCCGGAAGTCACGGCCAGAATCGAATACTGGAAAGCCGGAGACGATTCGACGTTCATTGATCTGGGCGAGCAGTACGCTGAGTTTTCGACGTTGCTCACTGGACTTGAGTCAGGAGCAACCTACTTCTACAGAGCCCACGCTTCGACGGATTCGGATTCTGCGACAGCGGTTGGAACGCGTTCGTTTACGACTCTCGATTTGACCAGTCCTCAGATTGAGTCCGTTGTCCTCAATGGCGGCGATGCACAGCGAAGCATGCTGACAGAGATCGAGGTGACGTTTAGCGAAGAGATGGCGAACGTCGATGCAAGCTCATTCGTGCTGACCAATACTACGACCAGCGAGACCTACACTCCGCAAGTTTCGTCGCCGTTAGTCGCTGGAAAGACCGTCGCTACATTGACTTTCAGCGGGGACGACATTGTTGGCGGCTCGCTTCCTGACGGCGAATATGTGCTGACTACAGTTGCCTCAACCACTGTCGATCCGTCCGGGAATCAGCTTGACGGAAACAAAGATGGCTTGGGTGGCGATGACGCGATCGATTTCTTCTTTCGCCTGTTTGGCGACGGGGACGGAAACGGCCAAGTCAACGTTTTTGATTTGCTTGGTTTGCGGCAAGCCTACGGAATCGATGGTAACTACAACGCGGCGTACGACTTCGACACCAACGGTGTTGTCAACGTGTTGGACTTGCTTCCATTTCGGATCCGGTACGGCACTTCGTTGTAG